In Desulfofundulus kuznetsovii DSM 6115, the following are encoded in one genomic region:
- a CDS encoding DUF58 domain-containing protein — translation MKFQNPSQNPDPAPGRYLLEPGLAARLEGYRLVRYRPAGGEPGGGRRSHRKGGAVEFADYRQYTLGDEPRRVDWKAYARLGRLYVKEFLDERQDCVLLLVDTSASMDYGGEAHKGRCALRVAAGLGVCALAGHDRLAAAAGGSQTALLAPLGGRGSIFRLLQFLEGLTFGGVSDLAGDLRAALAMAPRTGSLYVFSDLLDLEKVEKTLRLAAGYGLETTLLHIMAPQERQPVLEGEWALVDAESGARVEVSVTPALLLAYRRRLENFLGQLDDLCRRWGARRVMVDSGERPAGTFFITLPRAGVLHPR, via the coding sequence ATGAAATTCCAAAATCCTTCTCAGAACCCTGACCCGGCTCCCGGCAGGTACTTGCTAGAGCCCGGCCTGGCGGCCCGCCTGGAAGGCTACCGCCTGGTGCGTTACCGCCCCGCCGGGGGTGAACCCGGCGGGGGCCGGCGTTCCCACCGTAAGGGGGGCGCGGTGGAATTTGCCGACTACCGCCAGTATACGCTTGGAGACGAACCCCGCCGGGTGGACTGGAAGGCCTATGCCCGGCTGGGGCGGTTATATGTTAAGGAGTTTCTTGATGAGCGGCAGGACTGCGTCCTGCTGCTGGTGGATACCAGCGCCTCCATGGATTACGGCGGGGAGGCCCACAAAGGGCGCTGCGCCCTGCGGGTGGCTGCCGGGCTGGGGGTATGCGCCCTGGCGGGCCATGACCGTTTGGCCGCCGCGGCCGGTGGGAGCCAAACGGCCCTCTTAGCCCCCCTGGGAGGGCGGGGGAGTATTTTTCGCCTGCTGCAGTTTCTGGAGGGATTGACTTTTGGAGGCGTTTCCGACCTGGCCGGGGACCTGCGTGCCGCTTTAGCCATGGCACCCCGTACGGGCAGCCTGTACGTCTTTTCCGACCTGCTGGATCTGGAGAAGGTGGAAAAAACCCTGCGCCTGGCCGCGGGTTACGGTTTGGAAACGACGCTCCTGCATATCATGGCTCCCCAGGAGCGGCAGCCAGTTTTGGAAGGGGAATGGGCGCTGGTAGATGCCGAGAGCGGGGCCCGGGTGGAGGTATCCGTAACCCCCGCGTTGCTCCTGGCTTACCGGCGGCGCCTGGAAAACTTTCTGGGGCAGCTGGACGACCTGTGCCGGCGCTGGGGAGCCCGGCGGGTGATGGTGGACAGCGGTGAGAGGCCGGCCGGCACCTTCTTCATTACCTTGCCCCGGGCAGGGGTATTGCACCCGCGATGA
- a CDS encoding SDR family oxidoreductase — MIMEVQHMILVTGATGLVGRHIVPALLQAGHRVRCLVRDREKARTLLGNEPEFYTGDVTGPASLDEACRGAEAVVHLVAVIREKGPVTFESINVQGTRNMVAAAERAGCRRFVHMSALGVRPDPAYRYAYSKWLGEEAVRRSSLAWTIFRPSVLYGRGFGFFDRMDQSLRMSPPPFAPVPAASSRFQPLAAEDLACCVVLALNNPASIGQTYEIGGPEHLTYGQMLDTWLVSQGRRRVKLPVPLTLMRLVVPVMERLLPDPPVTSVELKQMELDNVTDLDAVEKHFGFKPRTLAQGLAELK, encoded by the coding sequence ATGATTATGGAGGTGCAGCATATGATTCTGGTTACCGGAGCTACCGGGCTGGTGGGCCGGCACATTGTCCCGGCACTGTTGCAGGCGGGTCACCGGGTGCGCTGCCTGGTGAGGGACAGGGAAAAGGCCCGCACCCTGCTGGGTAACGAGCCCGAGTTCTACACTGGAGACGTTACCGGCCCGGCTTCCCTGGATGAAGCCTGCCGCGGCGCTGAGGCAGTGGTCCATCTGGTGGCGGTAATCCGGGAAAAGGGACCGGTTACCTTTGAGAGCATCAACGTCCAGGGCACGCGCAACATGGTTGCCGCCGCCGAAAGGGCCGGCTGCCGGCGTTTCGTCCATATGAGTGCCCTGGGTGTGCGCCCGGACCCGGCCTACCGCTACGCCTATTCCAAGTGGCTGGGTGAAGAAGCCGTGCGCCGGAGCAGCCTGGCCTGGACCATCTTCCGTCCTTCAGTGCTCTACGGCCGGGGCTTCGGCTTTTTTGACCGCATGGACCAGTCCTTAAGGATGAGCCCTCCACCCTTTGCTCCGGTCCCCGCCGCATCCTCCCGCTTTCAACCCCTGGCTGCCGAAGACCTGGCCTGCTGCGTCGTCCTTGCTCTAAACAACCCGGCGTCTATAGGACAAACCTACGAAATCGGGGGGCCGGAGCACCTAACCTACGGCCAGATGCTGGATACCTGGCTGGTCAGCCAGGGCCGGCGGCGGGTCAAACTGCCCGTCCCCCTGACCCTGATGCGCCTTGTGGTCCCGGTGATGGAGCGCCTGCTGCCCGATCCGCCGGTAACTTCCGTAGAGTTAAAGCAAATGGAGCTGGACAATGTGACCGACCTGGATGCAGTAGAAAAACATTTCGGGTTTAAACCCAGGACCCTGGCGCAGGGGCTGGCGGAGCTGAAATAG
- a CDS encoding alpha-hydroxy-acid oxidizing protein, whose product MNWKELREAAREKLKGYCRVCPSCDGRACAGEVPGMGGTGTGASFKANIEALARYRLNLRTLHGAKNPDTSLTLFGKELSTPILAAPMTGVTYNMGGALTEREFIGMIMAGARQAGTLGMSGDGGDPEYYNSGLEAIAAEGGHGIPVIKPREQQAVIERIRRAEEAGAPAVGVDVDGAGLVTMALFGQPVGPKTADELKELVSATRLPFIVKGIMTVDEAELAADAGAAAIVVSNHGGRILDHTPGAAEVLPAIARAVKGRVTILADGGVRSGADVLKLLALGADAVLVGRPLVIGAFGGGAEGVKFVLEKLTGELKQAMILTGCASLSDIDERVLRPYPGMEC is encoded by the coding sequence ATGAACTGGAAAGAGTTGCGGGAGGCGGCCCGGGAAAAACTGAAAGGGTATTGCCGGGTTTGCCCGAGCTGTGATGGCCGGGCCTGTGCCGGAGAAGTCCCGGGCATGGGCGGAACCGGTACGGGAGCATCCTTTAAGGCGAATATAGAAGCCCTGGCCCGTTACCGCTTAAATCTGCGTACGCTTCACGGGGCCAAAAATCCGGATACCAGCCTGACCCTTTTTGGCAAAGAACTGTCCACCCCCATTCTTGCCGCGCCCATGACCGGAGTTACCTATAACATGGGGGGTGCCCTCACCGAGCGGGAGTTCATCGGCATGATCATGGCCGGGGCCCGCCAGGCCGGCACCCTGGGCATGTCGGGAGACGGCGGCGACCCGGAATATTACAACTCCGGCCTGGAAGCCATTGCTGCAGAAGGGGGGCACGGTATCCCGGTGATTAAGCCCCGGGAGCAACAGGCCGTCATTGAGCGCATACGCCGGGCGGAAGAAGCCGGTGCCCCGGCAGTGGGCGTGGACGTGGACGGCGCGGGCCTGGTGACCATGGCCCTGTTCGGACAACCTGTAGGACCCAAAACAGCTGACGAACTCAAGGAACTGGTCAGTGCCACCCGCCTGCCCTTTATCGTCAAGGGTATTATGACCGTGGACGAGGCCGAACTGGCGGCCGATGCGGGAGCGGCGGCCATTGTGGTCTCCAACCACGGCGGGCGCATCCTGGACCATACTCCCGGGGCGGCCGAGGTATTGCCGGCCATTGCCCGGGCCGTAAAAGGCCGGGTGACCATTCTGGCCGACGGCGGCGTTCGCTCGGGAGCTGACGTGTTGAAACTGCTGGCCTTGGGGGCTGACGCGGTGCTGGTGGGCCGGCCCCTGGTGATTGGAGCCTTTGGCGGCGGCGCCGAAGGGGTAAAGTTTGTCCTGGAGAAACTCACCGGTGAGCTGAAACAGGCCATGATTCTCACCGGATGTGCCTCATTAAGTGACATCGACGAGAGAGTGCTCCGTCCCTATCCGGGAATGGAGTGCTAA
- a CDS encoding HIT family protein: MERIWAPWRTVYIGKHKEEGCIFCEKLRSTEDEANYVLLRGQETFVLLNLYPYTNGHLLIAPNRHVGELTELTEGELLELGKMTQQVVSLLRAAFNPDGFNIGVNLGRIAGAGVPGHFHIHVVPRWAGDTNFMPVLGDVRVISEALDTTYRKLKEALAGEKA, translated from the coding sequence TTGGAGCGGATCTGGGCACCGTGGCGAACGGTATACATCGGCAAGCATAAAGAAGAGGGATGTATTTTTTGTGAAAAATTACGGTCCACGGAAGACGAAGCCAATTACGTACTCCTGCGGGGACAGGAGACCTTTGTTTTGCTCAATCTCTATCCCTATACCAACGGGCACCTGCTTATTGCTCCCAACAGGCACGTGGGGGAATTGACGGAACTTACGGAAGGTGAATTGCTGGAACTGGGCAAAATGACCCAGCAGGTGGTTTCCCTTTTGAGGGCGGCATTCAACCCCGACGGCTTCAACATTGGGGTCAACCTGGGCAGGATTGCCGGCGCCGGTGTGCCGGGCCACTTCCATATTCACGTGGTGCCCCGCTGGGCCGGAGACACCAACTTCATGCCCGTCCTGGGGGATGTGCGGGTTATTTCCGAAGCCCTGGACACGACCTACCGCAAGCTCAAAGAAGCTCTGGCCGGAGAGAAGGCCTGA
- a CDS encoding CRISPR-associated endonuclease Cas3'', with protein sequence MPVSLLAKKRAGVDVYQTLAGHTEDALIVLYRYLREHRPAVQRLVDEQNLPFTHYCQILFFTLFLHDIGKATREFQERLVKEELSRELSHTFFSLPLVETDLPPEYNLLVRILVLTHHTQPFDHLYYSFELLPRVNYLTEQIKDYLQSYQDLHARYFKDIFPLSARPVFRPPAYIAETGLRERLQGEVARLQQGVSLWGNAARTKALYCFAITLLKYCDSQASRAFHQAALTGGTVCGSLLRNVVNAQDRSSGPYHLESAFDRPALNRPPFAAATVKATGTAAGGGFLLLLAPPGSGRMTLALARAVSLGRERCRKKLVWICPGQIASGFTRHQLTRFWGAEQVALVHATSYYGNDPYLWGLPHNNYGRPDGTATNSRESIFACPVTVATLDHLVFSLVHGLRQADYILGNLMQAVVVLDGLPEPSSPAFHYTLDALALLRKMEIPHIILETALAPALKKYLADAGYVVEDYVAGHNKPLFELIRCQGKQPELIREYYRLGLRQVVYTPSAREARQITRKLKSALPGCPVFLYHSLFTHGDRERLEREILSLGEKPGPWLLIIGGDIDPAGPPACDVVHTGSAGPTILLRHSYPLWRRDPDSQFLEGKDNGSHGPGVLVLHSSSSRNEPESHSFNPALTQPLSVTPGYLEAILEEEYARNKHIPTNLEEIFRACTLFGYSPREVRYAASPLVNLWQPPERLIDVIPAELWQEELLAIPTAMGERKMKVPAEWYSRHPQLFSILDSPREKIILCHLAYDQERGLELPENG encoded by the coding sequence ATGCCTGTATCCCTCCTGGCCAAAAAGCGCGCGGGCGTGGATGTATATCAAACCCTCGCAGGCCACACGGAAGATGCCCTGATTGTCCTGTACCGTTACCTGCGGGAACACCGCCCGGCAGTGCAGAGGTTGGTTGACGAGCAGAACCTGCCTTTTACACATTATTGCCAGATCCTTTTTTTCACCCTGTTTTTACACGATATCGGCAAGGCCACCCGGGAATTTCAAGAACGGCTGGTCAAAGAGGAACTGAGCCGGGAGCTTTCCCATACCTTTTTCAGCCTGCCCCTGGTGGAAACGGATCTGCCGCCGGAGTACAATCTCCTGGTCAGGATACTGGTACTTACCCACCACACCCAGCCTTTCGACCACCTTTATTACAGCTTTGAACTGCTTCCCCGGGTAAACTACCTGACTGAGCAGATAAAAGATTACCTGCAAAGCTACCAGGACCTGCATGCCCGTTACTTTAAGGATATCTTTCCCCTTTCCGCCCGGCCGGTTTTCCGTCCTCCTGCTTACATCGCCGAAACCGGCTTGAGAGAAAGGCTGCAGGGGGAAGTAGCCCGGCTTCAGCAAGGAGTAAGCCTGTGGGGCAATGCCGCGCGAACCAAAGCCCTGTATTGTTTTGCCATTACCCTTTTAAAGTATTGTGACAGCCAGGCCAGCCGGGCTTTCCACCAGGCCGCCCTGACCGGCGGAACGGTTTGCGGATCGCTATTAAGGAACGTGGTTAATGCACAGGACAGGAGTTCAGGACCTTATCACCTTGAGTCAGCCTTCGACCGCCCGGCCCTTAACCGGCCGCCTTTTGCCGCTGCGACGGTTAAAGCAACCGGTACGGCGGCCGGTGGCGGGTTTTTGCTGCTCCTGGCACCCCCCGGCTCCGGAAGGATGACGCTGGCCCTGGCCCGGGCCGTGTCCCTGGGCCGGGAAAGATGCCGGAAAAAACTGGTATGGATCTGCCCCGGACAAATCGCCTCCGGCTTTACCCGCCACCAGTTAACCCGCTTCTGGGGCGCGGAACAGGTGGCCCTGGTGCATGCTACGAGCTACTACGGGAATGACCCTTACCTCTGGGGGTTGCCGCATAACAATTACGGCCGCCCTGACGGTACGGCCACCAATTCCAGGGAAAGCATTTTTGCCTGCCCGGTAACGGTAGCCACCCTGGACCATCTGGTTTTCTCCCTCGTCCACGGTTTACGGCAGGCCGATTATATCCTGGGCAACCTGATGCAGGCGGTGGTGGTCCTGGACGGGCTGCCGGAACCGTCGAGCCCGGCCTTTCATTATACCCTGGACGCCCTGGCCCTGCTGCGGAAAATGGAGATCCCCCATATAATTCTAGAAACGGCACTGGCTCCGGCATTAAAAAAATACCTGGCGGATGCGGGTTATGTGGTGGAAGATTACGTTGCCGGGCACAACAAGCCTCTCTTTGAGTTGATCCGCTGCCAGGGCAAGCAACCGGAGCTGATCCGGGAATACTACCGCCTGGGTCTCAGGCAGGTGGTTTATACCCCGTCCGCCCGGGAGGCAAGGCAAATCACCCGCAAACTCAAATCGGCTTTGCCCGGATGCCCGGTTTTTCTTTATCATTCCCTGTTCACCCACGGGGACCGGGAGAGGCTGGAAAGAGAAATACTGTCACTGGGGGAAAAACCCGGCCCCTGGTTGTTAATAATTGGTGGGGACATCGATCCAGCGGGACCTCCCGCATGTGATGTCGTGCATACGGGGAGTGCCGGACCCACCATTCTGTTACGGCACAGTTATCCCCTCTGGCGCAGGGACCCTGACTCGCAATTTCTTGAGGGCAAGGACAACGGTAGCCATGGACCGGGGGTACTGGTGCTTCACTCTTCCTCCAGCAGAAATGAACCAGAAAGCCATAGCTTTAACCCGGCTCTCACTCAACCCCTTTCCGTCACTCCGGGCTACCTGGAAGCCATCCTGGAAGAGGAATATGCGCGGAATAAACACATTCCCACCAATCTGGAGGAAATATTCCGCGCCTGTACACTGTTCGGCTATTCACCCCGGGAGGTGCGCTACGCCGCATCCCCCCTGGTAAACCTGTGGCAACCCCCGGAGCGGTTAATAGACGTAATCCCGGCTGAATTGTGGCAGGAGGAACTTCTTGCCATACCGACTGCCATGGGGGAACGTAAAATGAAGGTGCCCGCAGAATGGTACTCCCGCCATCCCCAATTATTTTCTATCCTGGACAGCCCCCGGGAGAAGATCATCCTTTGTCACCTTGCATATGACCAGGAACGCGGGCTGGAATTGCCGGAAAACGGATGA
- a CDS encoding vWA domain-containing protein, whose protein sequence is MSFFHPLFLWLGLTLPAIVALYILRPRRREMIVPSTLFWQAAPSSIEASRPWERLKPRLLLWLQLLAAAFLTLGAAAPVWYWGSPSKSVIVLLDASASMNATDLGQTRFSRALREVEALADSLEKGAAMTVIAFDRQPRVVVREAADSRQVHRALQGLKPSCYPGELGPALSLARALGRQQDRPRIVLVSDGGLTPVDNAGDLELVTVGKDGAANVALAGLQLRPAGEGQAAQVTVVNHGGRAASGQVYLSAGRQQMQARKWHLGPGESTHLLWPDLPAGVPVAARLAVDNAGMDHLALDNQAWAVPENKHRVRVLLVSRGNIFLERALGVLPGVEVYKCTPQEYPSLLGGAYNYEITVLDGLNSPLPPGAALFVNPPAGEVAGLKVGGKFHPPALAGMEGSAILRYVDLSQVHIASARDLEPGSGWAADVKAAGKTVLAHGQGQGKRLVVWGFDLHDSDLPLRPAFPVLLHNTMAWLAPPDLELPAQVYPGQEVKVAALPLARGIEVEPVSPEAVFFRGASLSSVPNGNNLDDGKPGARVVLAPPFPPAPWIPSAPGLYRIVESCGDGDYPGNQISRLVAVNGYHPRESDLRVRDPRSRQGEEVTSTAPRPRPQSLAGLLSALALAVVLVEWGVASRGR, encoded by the coding sequence TTGAGCTTTTTTCACCCCCTTTTCCTGTGGCTCGGCCTGACTTTGCCGGCCATAGTGGCCCTGTACATATTGCGGCCCCGGCGCCGGGAAATGATTGTTCCCAGCACCCTTTTCTGGCAGGCAGCGCCGTCCAGTATAGAGGCCAGCCGCCCCTGGGAGCGGCTGAAACCCCGCTTGTTATTGTGGCTGCAGCTGCTGGCGGCCGCATTCCTGACCCTGGGGGCTGCAGCGCCGGTATGGTACTGGGGTTCACCTTCCAAAAGCGTCATAGTACTTCTTGATGCCTCGGCCAGTATGAACGCTACCGATTTAGGGCAGACCCGCTTTTCCCGGGCATTGCGGGAAGTGGAGGCCCTGGCCGATAGCCTGGAGAAGGGGGCTGCCATGACGGTCATTGCCTTTGACCGGCAGCCCCGGGTGGTGGTGCGTGAGGCTGCCGATTCCCGGCAGGTGCACCGGGCGCTGCAGGGGCTCAAGCCGTCCTGTTATCCGGGGGAGCTGGGGCCGGCCCTTTCCCTGGCCCGGGCACTGGGCCGCCAGCAGGACCGGCCCCGGATAGTCCTGGTGAGTGACGGCGGTCTGACTCCGGTGGACAATGCCGGGGATCTGGAACTGGTCACCGTGGGTAAGGATGGGGCGGCCAATGTGGCCCTGGCCGGTTTGCAGCTTCGCCCGGCCGGGGAAGGCCAGGCAGCCCAGGTAACGGTTGTTAACCATGGCGGGCGGGCGGCTTCCGGCCAGGTTTACCTCAGTGCAGGCCGCCAGCAAATGCAGGCCCGGAAATGGCACTTGGGGCCGGGGGAAAGCACCCACCTGCTGTGGCCCGATTTACCTGCCGGGGTGCCGGTGGCGGCGCGCCTGGCCGTAGATAATGCCGGGATGGATCACCTGGCCCTGGACAACCAGGCCTGGGCGGTGCCCGAAAACAAACACCGCGTGCGGGTTTTGCTGGTCAGCCGGGGTAATATCTTCCTGGAACGGGCGCTGGGTGTATTGCCGGGCGTTGAGGTATATAAATGCACCCCTCAAGAATACCCATCCCTTTTGGGCGGAGCTTACAACTACGAGATTACCGTGCTGGACGGCCTTAATTCCCCCTTGCCGCCGGGGGCGGCGCTTTTCGTAAATCCCCCGGCGGGGGAGGTGGCCGGATTAAAAGTGGGTGGCAAATTTCATCCTCCGGCTCTGGCGGGAATGGAAGGAAGTGCCATCCTCCGCTATGTGGATCTTTCCCAGGTGCATATTGCCTCTGCCCGCGACCTGGAACCGGGCAGCGGTTGGGCCGCCGACGTAAAGGCGGCCGGGAAAACGGTGCTGGCCCACGGTCAGGGGCAGGGAAAACGCCTGGTGGTCTGGGGATTTGATTTGCATGATTCCGATCTCCCCCTGCGTCCGGCCTTTCCCGTTCTCCTGCATAACACGATGGCCTGGCTGGCACCTCCTGACCTGGAGTTGCCGGCACAGGTTTACCCGGGTCAGGAGGTAAAGGTGGCCGCTTTACCTCTGGCCCGGGGTATAGAGGTGGAGCCGGTTTCACCGGAAGCCGTTTTTTTCCGGGGAGCTTCCCTTTCCAGTGTTCCCAATGGGAACAATTTAGATGATGGCAAGCCTGGTGCTCGGGTGGTGCTTGCCCCGCCCTTCCCGCCTGCCCCCTGGATTCCCTCTGCGCCGGGCCTGTACCGCATCGTGGAAAGCTGCGGGGATGGGGATTATCCCGGTAACCAGATCAGCCGCCTGGTGGCCGTAAACGGATACCATCCCCGGGAATCGGATCTGCGCGTGCGGGACCCCCGTTCCCGGCAGGGGGAGGAGGTAACCTCCACCGCCCCGCGGCCCCGCCCCCAATCCCTGGCCGGCCTTTTGAGTGCCCTGGCCCTGGCTGTGGTGCTGGTGGAGTGGGGGGTGGCCAGCCGTGGGCGTTAG
- a CDS encoding VWA domain-containing protein, giving the protein MGVSFTEPLWWLALPVILAAAWYLRLPWLQMARLAGRGSWRREISRVTFRFTILILLVTVLAGPHLVMPVQRQAVVLALDASASVGPARNQGEQWIREALKAKPAAALAGVVAFGQRAVVEEPPGLRPVFHQLGTDPGMAGSRVGEALRLAGALFPEDARRRVVLLSDGRDTGGDAVAAARQLRDEGVRVDVVPLGGPAGPDVRVEALKVPPLARVGERSALEVVVTAARDTRATLYIDRDGMVVVSREVQLRAGENRISISVDAGSAGLHSYQARLVAADPARDVFTANNRAGGVQRVSGPPHVLVVSSDIREAVPLVRSLRSAGKVEVTVVTPESVPRGLAAWAHYQAVFLVNVPAFSLGEKTMQEIETYVRDGGGGLVMVGGPDSYGPGGYAGTPVERALPVEMRISGRGEMPSLGLMLVIDKSGSMSGEAGGADKMSLAKEAAARSISILTKKDRVGVIAFDSQPWLVVPLTPVDDSERLRQEIGSIYASGGTEIFPALASAYEILKDAPTQLKHIILLTDGISASGGSYQELARAMREKGITLTCVAVGPGADAGMLKALAELGRGRFYATADAGTIPAIFTKETVMATRSFAVNERFFPRAAATSPLLQGLEKVPALEGYITVTAKDRAETVLVSHRGDPVLVSWQYGLGRAVAWTPDIAGRWSAAWAESQVFPRLWGNVLSWILPAVDTSPVQVQAEVVGGAEAAGGAGAPPEGYAVVRITVDDPGHWQKVRRFTALLTGPEGENRTLDLHPAGPGRYTGQTTVAGPGAYLVSITAANGGSPALVAQTGLVVSYPAEYRETGVDLGRLEEIARAGGGRVLASPVEAFAPNLPPVRAGRDLSSPLLALAAVLWLLDVAGRRLVIGAEEWAALRRAWSTAWQRLTRRGGDAAEPAPAWTGRTLATIEKLGFRAGRRGRTSTGSQTDGEEKAGSEAAVRQPVAGSSGGGKQAGSLQERGGGSLAGATRGAGPVQPDSPQDTAARLLAAKRRRKS; this is encoded by the coding sequence GTGGGCGTTAGTTTTACCGAGCCTTTATGGTGGCTGGCCCTGCCGGTGATCCTGGCCGCCGCCTGGTACCTGCGCCTGCCCTGGCTGCAGATGGCCCGGCTGGCCGGCCGGGGGTCGTGGCGGCGAGAAATTTCCCGGGTCACTTTTCGTTTTACCATTCTCATCCTCCTTGTCACCGTGCTGGCGGGGCCGCACCTGGTTATGCCGGTGCAGCGGCAGGCGGTTGTTCTGGCCCTGGACGCTTCGGCCAGCGTGGGGCCGGCCAGAAATCAGGGGGAACAGTGGATCCGGGAAGCGCTGAAGGCCAAGCCGGCCGCCGCCCTGGCCGGCGTGGTTGCCTTCGGCCAGCGGGCAGTGGTGGAAGAACCCCCGGGGCTCCGGCCGGTGTTTCACCAGCTGGGAACCGACCCCGGTATGGCGGGCAGCCGGGTGGGGGAAGCCCTGCGCCTGGCGGGGGCCCTTTTCCCCGAGGATGCCCGGCGGCGGGTGGTATTGTTGTCCGACGGGCGGGATACCGGGGGTGACGCCGTGGCGGCGGCCCGGCAACTACGGGATGAAGGGGTGCGGGTGGATGTGGTGCCCCTGGGAGGTCCCGCCGGCCCGGACGTGCGTGTGGAAGCTTTAAAAGTCCCTCCCCTGGCCCGGGTGGGCGAAAGGTCTGCCCTGGAAGTGGTGGTTACTGCCGCCAGGGACACCCGGGCCACCCTTTATATAGACCGGGACGGGATGGTGGTGGTCTCCCGGGAGGTACAGCTGCGGGCGGGGGAAAACCGCATCAGCATCTCCGTTGATGCGGGCAGTGCCGGCCTGCACAGCTACCAGGCCCGCCTGGTGGCCGCCGATCCCGCCCGGGATGTTTTTACGGCCAATAACCGGGCCGGCGGCGTGCAGCGGGTAAGCGGGCCGCCCCACGTCCTGGTGGTGAGCTCCGATATAAGAGAAGCTGTTCCTCTGGTCCGCTCGCTGCGCAGCGCCGGAAAAGTAGAGGTCACGGTGGTAACCCCGGAAAGTGTTCCCAGGGGGTTGGCCGCCTGGGCCCATTACCAGGCGGTGTTTCTGGTTAACGTGCCTGCTTTCAGTCTGGGAGAAAAAACCATGCAGGAGATTGAAACCTATGTGCGGGACGGGGGTGGCGGCCTGGTTATGGTGGGCGGACCCGACTCCTATGGTCCCGGCGGTTACGCCGGCACCCCGGTGGAACGGGCGCTGCCCGTGGAAATGCGCATTTCCGGCCGGGGTGAAATGCCGTCCCTGGGTCTGATGCTGGTTATTGATAAATCGGGAAGCATGAGCGGGGAAGCCGGTGGAGCGGATAAAATGAGCCTGGCCAAGGAGGCGGCTGCGCGCAGCATTTCCATTCTGACCAAAAAGGACCGGGTGGGGGTGATTGCCTTTGACAGCCAGCCCTGGCTGGTAGTTCCCCTGACGCCGGTGGATGACAGTGAGCGGCTGCGCCAGGAAATCGGGAGCATTTATGCCAGTGGAGGCACGGAAATTTTTCCGGCTTTGGCCAGCGCTTACGAGATTTTAAAGGATGCCCCAACCCAGCTCAAGCACATCATCCTGTTGACCGATGGTATCTCGGCCAGCGGGGGGTCTTATCAGGAACTGGCAAGGGCGATGCGGGAAAAGGGCATCACCCTCACCTGTGTGGCCGTGGGCCCCGGGGCAGATGCGGGGATGTTAAAGGCCCTGGCCGAACTGGGCCGGGGGCGTTTTTACGCCACTGCCGATGCCGGAACCATTCCGGCCATATTTACCAAGGAAACGGTTATGGCTACCCGCAGTTTTGCCGTGAACGAACGTTTCTTTCCCCGGGCCGCCGCAACCAGTCCCCTGCTCCAGGGTTTGGAAAAAGTGCCCGCCCTGGAAGGTTACATTACCGTTACGGCCAAAGACCGGGCGGAAACAGTGCTCGTCTCCCACCGGGGAGATCCGGTGCTGGTGTCCTGGCAGTACGGGTTGGGGCGGGCCGTGGCCTGGACTCCCGATATAGCCGGCCGCTGGAGCGCCGCGTGGGCGGAAAGCCAGGTTTTCCCCAGGTTGTGGGGGAATGTCCTGTCGTGGATCCTGCCGGCGGTGGATACCAGTCCGGTGCAGGTGCAGGCGGAAGTGGTTGGTGGGGCGGAAGCTGCCGGAGGTGCCGGCGCTCCTCCGGAAGGTTATGCGGTTGTCCGTATTACCGTGGATGACCCCGGGCACTGGCAAAAGGTGCGCCGGTTTACGGCCCTGTTGACCGGGCCTGAGGGGGAGAACAGGACCCTCGATTTGCATCCTGCCGGTCCCGGAAGGTATACCGGGCAAACAACGGTTGCCGGTCCCGGTGCGTACCTGGTGAGCATTACTGCCGCAAATGGCGGCAGCCCTGCGCTGGTAGCTCAAACGGGCCTGGTGGTATCCTATCCGGCCGAATACCGGGAAACGGGGGTGGATCTGGGCCGGCTGGAGGAAATTGCCCGGGCCGGCGGCGGAAGGGTGCTGGCCTCCCCGGTCGAGGCCTTTGCCCCCAATCTACCCCCGGTACGGGCCGGCCGGGATCTCTCCTCCCCGCTGCTGGCCCTGGCTGCCGTGCTCTGGTTGCTGGACGTGGCCGGCCGCCGTCTGGTCATCGGTGCCGAGGAATGGGCTGCCTTGCGCCGGGCCTGGTCAACGGCATGGCAGCGGCTGACCCGGCGTGGCGGGGACGCCGCGGAACCTGCTCCCGCCTGGACCGGCCGCACCCTGGCCACTATAGAAAAGCTGGGTTTCCGGGCCGGCAGGAGGGGTAGGACGTCCACTGGTAGCCAAACGGACGGTGAGGAGAAGGCAGGAAGTGAAGCGGCAGTTAGGCAGCCGGTGGCAGGCAGCTCAGGTGGTGGGAAACAAGCCGGTTCGCTTCAGGAACGGGGTGGTGGATCTTTGGCCGGAGCAACCCGGGGTGCCGGGCCTGTCCAACCAGATTCACCACAAGACACCGCCGCCAGGCTCCTGGCCGCCAAACGCCGGAGAAAAAGTTAG